Proteins encoded within one genomic window of Tursiops truncatus isolate mTurTru1 chromosome Y unlocalized genomic scaffold, mTurTru1.mat.Y SUPER_Y_unloc_1, whole genome shotgun sequence:
- the LOC117310647 gene encoding testis-specific Y-encoded protein 2-like yields MGSEAGPGVVLGVGGGPQEAGAHGSPGVAREVGRVLALADGWGEEAAIFSGEVVRQCAALLEGEVARIMEVFWQPVEDMMEELEVVAEKQQQQVVAEEQEEKPQEQGQEEPGPSPKSASLEALEALKVLQLQLEPVNRECSRQHFRLKVTTLRRRKPYLEHRSTIIQSIPGFWVKVFVNHPRMSAMISTQDKDMLSYMTNLKVEEFADRSDYRKIMLFFRKNPYFQNEVVVKEYLIEVTGYRASHLAPIQWHRRFEKEVYSRRHNNSGLNFFNWFSDHNCVGSSRIAEIIGEDLWPNPLRYYPREKGPTGTGHREEDRHSRS; encoded by the exons ATGGGCAGTGAGGCGGGACCCGGGGTCGTCCTAGGTGTGGGAGGGGGTCCTCAGGAAGCAGGGGCCCACGGGTCCCCAGGTGTGGCGCGGGAGGTGGGTAGGGTGCTGGCCCTAGCTGATGGGTGGGGCGAGGAGGCCGCCATCTTTAGCGGGGAGGTGGTGCGGCAATGCGCGGCCCTGTTGGAGGGAGAGGTGGCGCGGATCATGGAGGTGTTTTGGCAGCCTGTGGAGGACATGATGGAAGAGCTGGAGGTGGTGgcggagaagcagcagcagcaggtggtGGCGGAAGAGCAGGAGGAGAAGCCCcaggagcaggggcaggaagaGCCAGGGCCGTCCCCGAAGAGCGCCTCGCTGGAGGCGCTGGAGGCGCTGAAGGTCTTGCAGTTACAGCTGGAGCCTGTGAATAGGGAGTGCAGCCGACAACACTTTCGTCTCAAGGTCACAACACTTCGGAGGCGGAAACCTTATCTGGAACACAGAAGCACCATCATCCagagcatccctggcttctgggTCAAAGTT TTTGTGAACCACCCCCGGATGTCGGCCATGATTAGCACCCAAGATAAAGACATGCTTAGCTACATGACCAACTTGAAG GTGGAGGAGTTCGCAGATCGCAGTGATTACCGCAAGATCATGTTGTTTTTCCGGAAGAACCCCTATTTCCAGAATGAGGTGGTTGTTAAGGAGTATCTCATTGAGGTCACTG GATATAGGGCATCTCATCTCGCTCCAATTCAGTGGCACCGTCGTTTTGAAAAGGAGGTGTATAGCCGCAGGCACAACAACAGTGGCCTTAACTTCTTCAACTGGTTCTCTGACCACAACTGTGTAGGATCTAGCAGGATTGCTGAG ATCATCGGCGAGGACCTGTGGCCCAATCCCCTGCGCTACTACCCGAGGGAGAAAGGCCCCACCGGGACAGGTCACCGAGAGGAGGACAG GCACTCCCGATCTTGA